The following is a genomic window from Perognathus longimembris pacificus isolate PPM17 chromosome 20, ASM2315922v1, whole genome shotgun sequence.
CAATGCACAGGACAACCTTCCTTGACACAGAACAGCCTGGACCCAGAACTATACTGCTGAGGCTGAAAAGCCCTGGCTGTGCAGTGCGAAGAAGGTGATAGAGGCAACAGAGAAAGAAGTGACATTGCGAGAGAGGATGGGAGAGTTGGGAGGGACTGTAGACTTAATAGGGCTGGTGGGGGCTGATGGGATTTCAAAGGAGACATGAGGTTGGGAAAGAGCACCAGGCAGAGCCCTGGGGGTCCCATCCCTCCATGGCAGGGGAGCATTAGGAGAACAGGTCAAGGAGAGGACAAGCCACAGGCTGTGGGACGTCATCTGGCTCTGCTGAGGGTTCTGTCTTTTGCCCATCTGAGATGTGTggaatgtttgttgttttttagatagggtcttactatgtagctcaggctggccttgaactcgagattctcctgcctctacctttCAAATAACTAGCATCACTAACCACCATGCCCACCTGGTTTGATCTTTCCTGGCAACTCTTTGttgttcccctctccctttcccccagtactggggatagaatgctaggcaagcactctgtgatttgagccacacccccctcAGCCTGTGGAAGGGTTTTGAGCGCAAGAATGAAATACCTTGCCCTCCCTGTGGATATCAGCTGATAGCAGCCGTGTTGGGAAGGCACTGGGGTAGGAAGGGCAAAGGTGGCAAGATGGAGCTGGGTTAGGATGTGGGAGCTGGCTGGCAGGGCTGTGGACTGTGTTCCAGCTGCAGTGGAAGAATCTGCTGACAGGGCACTTACAGGGGACCAGGGATAGAGGAAGTGAGGAAGAATGGATCTCCATTTTCAGAGGAGACTGTGGGCTAAGTAggatttttcctttttagtttgtAGTAAGGGGCACACAAAGCTGGAGTTAGATTTGGGTCATGTTAAGTCTGAGATGTCATAATGTCCATGTGGCCCAGTCTAGCAAGCCCATGGGACAAAGGATGGTCtacatatttgttttgtttttgttttgagatagggtcttgctatacaGCTCATACTGAGACTGAGATACTGAGCTCTAACTTGAGATTACTCCTGCTTTAGctttccaagtgctaggattataagtgtgtgtcACCATGCCAGGCTTAAGGTACAAGCCTTTGGAGTCATCCGTTCATAGGTTGTAAATtcctgaaagggggggggggtgggaggtagAGGAGCAGCAGGCCTGGCTGGGCGCATGACAGGCCTAGCTGTCACCTGACTGGAGACTGAGGCATCCTGGGagccagtgtgtatgtgtgtgaggagTGGCAGATGAACTCTTGGGGACACTCCTCTGGGACTTAatagctggcgggggggggggggggtcatgggtgAAGTGGGGAATAATGTGAGAGAAGTGGTTTGGGAAGGAAAGGaccactggctttgagctgctttGCTGTTAAGGGGTGAGAAGGAAGGCTGCCTCTGCAGGGGACAGTGAGGAGTTGTTCTTTAAAAATGGgaaaccatggggctgggaatatggcctagtggcaagagtgcttgtcttgtatacaggaagccctgggttcgattccccagcaccacatatgtagaaaacggccagaagtggcgctgtggctcaagtgtcagagtgctagccttgagcaaaaagaagccagggacagtgctcaggccgagtccaagtccaggactggcaaataaaaaaaaaaaaaaaaaaaggaaaccagctAGGAAGTGGGGCGTGAGTGGTAGAACCTGCCCAGAAATTCAGGTAAGCCATGCGTTCAAAACccagttctgggggctgggaacgtccttagtatcacataaaacaaaaaaaatttattttaaaaagggttccccccccaccaccaccaaggaAGAAGACATGGATTGTAGGTGTGCTGCTGGGAATGGTCCAGGAAGATAACTCGAGGACTTCGTTGGAAGTCAGAGCCCTCGGCACAGGGTGAGGCCATGTGCCCGGGCACTGAGAGcttcccagccctggcacagCTGGTGTTTTGGGTTGACCTTGTTGGGGGTTGTCCTGTGCATTGGAGGGGACAAGCAGGCATCTCTGGGCTCCATGGTAGGTGCAGGTAACACCTGCCTTGCCAGCTGACCCAGAAGCTATGGCAAGTGTGTAAGCAGATGCTCCAGGAGGGCAGGTGTGTCAGCAGCCCCTCCCAAGAGGACAGGTGTGTCAGGAGCCCCTCCCAAAAGGGCAGATGTGGCAGGTAGGATCTGCTGGAGTATGAAAGTGTTCTGGTAATGGCAGTGCTAGGAGCAGGAGGGTAAAAGGGGTGCCCCAATATTTAGGAGAAAGACCTGCCAAGCAATGCCTGCCTGGGGGTGTGTGCAGGGACTGCTGGAAGGCTGGGGGGTTGGTGGAGGGGACGCTTGGGGCTCAGATCAGGAAGGGAGCAGGAGGGAGCACTATTTACGCAGTGACAAGGTGCTGGGTATGCAAGGTCCTGCGATGCTGCATGGACAAAGAAGGAAGCCTGGCGCCCTCCCCTGGGCCTCTGCCAGGTCACCAGCATAGGCCTGAGGCTGTGCTGTTCCTAAAGCTCCAGGCAGTCTCCTCAGACTCCTTTGTTCTGGAGGATATAGCCAGTGTCCTGAGGGGACACTGTGTCCCCTGTGTCCCACTGTGTCCAGCTTGGTCTAGTTTGCCTGGGCCATCCTGGGGAAGGTAGCCTGTAACCCAGCAGGCTGGCAGTCCCTAAAGGACCAGTGTGCTAGTCGGTGAGGCCTTGTGCCTGGCCACCCTGACCTGAATCTTTCCACCAGGTGTGATGGTTGGCTCCCACGTGGACATGGCTCCTGCGTCTACCGTGGAAGGGGCCGGGGAGAAGCCGGGCCCGGCTGCACCCACCCCAGCAGCCCAGTATGAGTGTGGGGAGTGCGGCAAGTCATTCCGGTGGTCTTCCCGGCTCCTGCAccaccagcgcacacacacaggcgAGCGGCCCTACAAGTGCCCAGACTGCCCCAAAGCCTTCAAGGGCTCCTCCGCGCTGCTCTACCACCAGCGTGGGCACACGGGCGAGCGGCCCTACCAGTGTCCCGACTGCCCCAAGGCCTTCAAGCGTTCGTCTCTGCTGCAGATCCACCGCAGCGTGCACACCGGCCTGCGTGCCTTCACCTGCGGCCAGTGCGGCCTGGCCTTCAAGTGGTCCTCGCACTACCAGTACCACCTGCGGCTGCACACGGGCGAGCGGCCCTATGCCTGCCCCGATTGCCCCAAGGCCTTCAAGAATTCGTCCAGCCTGCGGCGCCACCGGCACGTGCACACTGGGGAGCGGCCCTACGCCTGCGGCGTGTGCGGCAAGAGCTTCACGCAGAGCACCAACCTGCGGCAGCACCAGCGCGTGCACACCGGCGAGCGCCCCTTCCGCTGCCCGCTGTGCCCCAAGACCTTCACCCATTCCTCCAACCTGCTGCTGCACCAGCGCTCGCATGGCCCCGCCGCGCCCACCGCGGCCCCCGCCTGCGGTCCTATGCCCGCCGCACAGGTCCTGGTCTCTGAAGCCTACCtgccgccccccgcgccgccccgcagcccgcccgCGCCTGAGCCCGCCACGCCACCTGCGCCGCCTCCCgtggttcctgagctcttcttggCTGCTGCCGAGACCACAGTGGAGCTGGTGTACCGCTGTGCTGGCTGCGAGCAGGGCTTCGGCAGCGAGGAACTGCTCCTGGAGCACCAGCCGTGCCCAGGCACGCAGGATGCCACGGCCACCCCGGCCGAgcccgcggccccgccgcccgcccccgcgCCCAGCTTCGCCTGCCTCCCCTGCGGGAAGGCCTTCCGGACTGTGGCCGGCCTGTCCCGCCACCAGCATAGCCATGGCGCGGGTGGCCAGGCCTTCCGCTGCGGCAGCTGCGATGGCGCCTTCCCGCAGCTCGCCAGCCTCCTGGCGCACCAGCAGAGCCACGTGGAGGAGGCGGCGGCCGGGcgtcccccacccccggctgaGGCGGCCGAGGTCACCTGCCCGCAGGAGCCCCCGGGCCCCGTGCCTGCGCCCGCACCACCTGAGCGACCCTACAAGTGCGCCGAATGTGGCAAGGCCTTCAAGGGCTCCTCGGGGCTGCGCTACCACCTGCGGGACCACACCGGCGAGCGGCCCTACCAGTGCGGCGAGTGCGGCAAGGCCTTCAAGCGCTCCTCCCTGCTGGCCATCCACCAGCGCGTGCACACCGGCCTGCGCGCCTTCGCCTGCGGCCAGTGTGGCCTCACTTTCAAGTGGTCCTCGCACTACCAGTACCACCTGCGGCTGCACTCGGGCGAGCGGCCCTATGCCTGCGGGGACTGTGGTAAGGCCTTCCGCAACACCTCCTGCCTGCGGCGCCACCGGCACGTGCACACCGGGGAGCGGCCCTACGCCTGCGGCGTGTGCGGCAAGAGCTTCGCGCAGACCTCCAACCTGCGGCAGCACCAGCGCGTGCACACGGGCGAGCGCCCCTTCCGCTGCCCTCTGTGCCCCAAGACCTTCACCCACTCCTCCAACCTGCTGCTGCACCAGCGCACGCACTCGGCCGAGCGGCCCTTCGCCTGCCCCGTCTGCGGGCGCGGCTTCGTTATGGCTGCCTACCTGCAGCGCCACCTGAGGACGCATGCGCCAGCCACTGGGGCCgcggcccccgccggcccccagcctccagccccgcTGGCCACCGCCCCGGCTCCGCTGGCTGCTGCCCCAGCTCCGCTGGCCACCCAAGATGTCCATGTGCTCCCCCACCTCCAGGCCACGCTTTCCCTCGAAGTGTCAGGGAACacggcccaggccccagccccagccccggcggCACCTAACTCCCAGACGTTCCTCCTGGTGCAAACTGCCCAGGGCCTCCAACTGATCCCCAGCAGTGTCCAGCCCCCGACTCCTCCACCCCCGCCCAACCCCCCGAAGCTCATCTTGCTGCCTCCCACCAGCGCTGCCAGTGGGGGTGGCCCTGTGAGGCAGGGCCCCTGCTCTGTGGGTAAGGCCAGGCAGGGGACAGGAGTGGTCTGGTTGCCTGGCCCTGGAGGTCTGGGGGTGCAGGGAGGAGGCGGTGCAGTAGCCGGCAGCGGCGGAGGGCAGAGCCTCATCGTTTTGCAGAATGTAGGGGCTGGAGAGGCAGGGCCACCAGAAGTGAGTGGGGTCCAGCTCCAGCCGGCACAGGAAGTGACCACGGTCCAGCTCCAGCCGGCACAGGAAGTGACTACAGTTCAGCTCCAGCCCCTGGCCAGCCAGCTTTCCAATGCCAGTGGGGGGGCTGTGACCACTGAGGCCCCAAACCTGCTGGTGGTTCAGGGTGGGGCAGCTGAGGAACTGCTCACAGGCCCAGGTCCTGGGGATGCTGAGGACAGTGAGGCCAGCACTGGTGTAGTCCAGGATGTCCTCTTTGAGACACTACAGACAGATGAGGGGTTGCAGAGTGTGCTGGTGCTAAGCGGCGCTGATGGGGAGCAGACACGGCTGTGTGTGCAGGAGGTAGAGACCCTTGCCCCTG
Proteins encoded in this region:
- the Znf628 gene encoding zinc finger protein 628 codes for the protein MVGSHVDMAPASTVEGAGEKPGPAAPTPAAQYECGECGKSFRWSSRLLHHQRTHTGERPYKCPDCPKAFKGSSALLYHQRGHTGERPYQCPDCPKAFKRSSLLQIHRSVHTGLRAFTCGQCGLAFKWSSHYQYHLRLHTGERPYACPDCPKAFKNSSSLRRHRHVHTGERPYACGVCGKSFTQSTNLRQHQRVHTGERPFRCPLCPKTFTHSSNLLLHQRSHGPAAPTAAPACGPMPAAQVLVSEAYLPPPAPPRSPPAPEPATPPAPPPVVPELFLAAAETTVELVYRCAGCEQGFGSEELLLEHQPCPGTQDATATPAEPAAPPPAPAPSFACLPCGKAFRTVAGLSRHQHSHGAGGQAFRCGSCDGAFPQLASLLAHQQSHVEEAAAGRPPPPAEAAEVTCPQEPPGPVPAPAPPERPYKCAECGKAFKGSSGLRYHLRDHTGERPYQCGECGKAFKRSSLLAIHQRVHTGLRAFACGQCGLTFKWSSHYQYHLRLHSGERPYACGDCGKAFRNTSCLRRHRHVHTGERPYACGVCGKSFAQTSNLRQHQRVHTGERPFRCPLCPKTFTHSSNLLLHQRTHSAERPFACPVCGRGFVMAAYLQRHLRTHAPATGAAAPAGPQPPAPLATAPAPLAAAPAPLATQDVHVLPHLQATLSLEVSGNTAQAPAPAPAAPNSQTFLLVQTAQGLQLIPSSVQPPTPPPPPNPPKLILLPPTSAASGGGPVRQGPCSVGKARQGTGVVWLPGPGGLGVQGGGGAVAGSGGGQSLIVLQNVGAGEAGPPEVSGVQLQPAQEVTTVQLQPAQEVTTVQLQPLASQLSNASGGAVTTEAPNLLVVQGGAAEELLTGPGPGDAEDSEASTGVVQDVLFETLQTDEGLQSVLVLSGADGEQTRLCVQEVETLAPGLAETPAPSPPGQKLLIIRSAPATELLDSSSVGSGTTTLQLLAPQPPPGPSSAPVGIPTAPTSQMIQVVPAGAGPGVMAPQALPSIQIVQTLPSVQLVHTF